The following proteins come from a genomic window of Rhodoligotrophos sp. CJ14:
- a CDS encoding DegT/DnrJ/EryC1/StrS family aminotransferase, giving the protein MLLNLPPIPPTRIDFSEDDSAWIAARITEVLKSGRLTLGPYTEEFEAVFSTYCGARHAIAVSSGTSSLEIILRSLDVAGKTVLVPADTFFATAAAVIAAGGRPVLMDSDIATMSTSPEEIARRITPDTVGIVIVHIAGIVTDRMPEIMALAQSRGLWVMEDAAHAHGSTLAGKHAGTFGRAGSFSFYPTKVMTSAEGGMIVTDDDELAAAARIFRDQGKASFHQNLHIRMGNNWRLSEPHAIIGLRHFSHLDEMIRNRRRIAGIYNEALGAGRSRFVPILPPEACHANYYKYPVMLPNGVDRSAIKAWLRDEHGVNCAGEVYELPLHRHPVFAAYDTGDLQQSEHLCSRHICLPIFASMTDDEAHRVITALRAAEEREIGRG; this is encoded by the coding sequence ATGCTCCTCAACTTGCCGCCGATTCCCCCGACGCGGATTGATTTCAGCGAAGATGATAGCGCCTGGATCGCCGCACGAATCACCGAAGTCCTCAAGTCGGGCCGCTTGACACTCGGGCCGTATACAGAAGAGTTCGAAGCGGTGTTTTCAACATATTGCGGCGCTCGCCATGCCATTGCCGTGAGCAGTGGTACCAGCTCGCTCGAGATTATTCTCCGCAGCCTGGACGTGGCGGGCAAGACCGTTCTGGTGCCGGCGGATACATTTTTCGCGACTGCCGCGGCTGTCATCGCTGCCGGGGGCAGACCGGTGCTTATGGACAGCGATATTGCCACCATGTCGACAAGCCCCGAGGAAATCGCCCGGCGCATCACTCCGGACACGGTCGGCATCGTTATTGTCCATATCGCCGGGATCGTGACGGACCGCATGCCGGAGATCATGGCGCTTGCCCAGTCGCGGGGGCTGTGGGTGATGGAGGATGCCGCGCATGCTCATGGCTCAACCCTCGCGGGCAAGCATGCGGGCACGTTCGGCCGCGCGGGGTCGTTCAGCTTCTATCCGACCAAGGTGATGACCAGCGCCGAAGGCGGCATGATCGTGACCGATGATGATGAACTGGCCGCTGCCGCGCGCATCTTTCGCGACCAGGGGAAGGCGAGCTTCCATCAGAACCTTCACATCCGCATGGGCAATAATTGGCGCCTGTCGGAGCCGCATGCCATCATCGGCCTCAGGCATTTCTCGCATCTCGATGAGATGATCCGCAATCGCCGACGTATCGCGGGGATCTACAATGAGGCGCTCGGGGCGGGGCGCTCGCGATTCGTGCCGATTCTGCCGCCCGAGGCCTGTCATGCGAATTACTACAAGTATCCGGTGATGCTGCCGAATGGCGTCGATCGGAGCGCCATCAAGGCGTGGCTTCGGGATGAGCATGGGGTGAATTGCGCAGGCGAGGTCTATGAACTGCCTCTGCACCGTCATCCTGTCTTTGCAGCTTACGATACGGGTGATCTCCAGCAGTCGGAGCATCTGTGCAGCCGGCATATCTGCCTGCCGATCTTCGCCAGCATGACCGATGACGAGGCGCATCGCGTGATCACCGCCCTGAGGGCTGCGGAAGAGCGCGAAATCGGGCGTGGATAG
- a CDS encoding MlaA family lipoprotein gives MSPAGDVTQAPDPFEPVNRASLQVNLAIEKVIFRPVNTVYRTIFPAPVRTGLANAYANSRSPIIFVNDILQGQPQRAGRTLLRFIINSTVGVGGLLDVAAANGIHRHSEDFGQTLGVWGVKNGPYLVLPILGPTTFRDGVGSAVDIITDPLFWLFGGIDDTTTEGWAYTGAAMVIGFDTGRDDLEELQRTSIDFYAALRSAYLQHRQSEVLNGASDAAALPDILDTLPPIE, from the coding sequence GTGAGCCCGGCGGGTGACGTAACCCAGGCTCCGGATCCGTTCGAGCCGGTCAACCGGGCGTCCTTGCAGGTCAATCTGGCCATCGAGAAGGTCATCTTTCGGCCCGTCAACACCGTCTACCGGACCATCTTCCCTGCACCTGTGCGCACCGGGCTGGCCAATGCCTATGCGAACTCCCGCAGCCCGATCATCTTCGTCAATGATATCTTGCAGGGTCAGCCGCAACGGGCCGGCCGCACCCTGCTTCGCTTCATCATCAACTCCACCGTTGGCGTCGGCGGGCTTCTGGACGTGGCGGCCGCGAACGGCATTCATCGGCACTCCGAGGATTTCGGCCAGACCCTTGGTGTCTGGGGTGTGAAGAACGGTCCCTATCTGGTCCTGCCGATTCTGGGGCCGACGACCTTCCGTGACGGCGTGGGCTCTGCGGTCGATATCATCACCGATCCGCTATTCTGGTTGTTCGGTGGCATCGATGATACGACCACTGAAGGCTGGGCCTATACGGGCGCCGCAATGGTCATTGGCTTCGATACTGGCCGGGATGATCTCGAGGAGTTGCAGCGCACCTCTATCGATTTCTACGCAGCCCTGCGCAGCGCCTATCTCCAGCACCGCCAGTCGGAAGTGCTCAATGGCGCAAGTGACGCGGCAGCCCTCCCTGACATTCTGGACACACTGCCGCCGATAGAATAG
- a CDS encoding short chain dehydrogenase, whose product MKILVVGASGTIGKAVVANLAQRHQVLQASRSQSPFKVDLTSPTSIRALYEEVGTVDAVLATTGHVKFASLETMSDADYRIGITDKLMGQVNLVVLGIPYLSSGGSFTLTSGILGEQPIPQGSSAAMVNGAIEAFARAAAIELPRGIRINVVNPTVLEESLPVYGDFFPGMEAAPARRVALAYQRSVEGRQTGQVYRVW is encoded by the coding sequence ATGAAGATCCTGGTGGTCGGTGCGTCCGGAACGATCGGCAAGGCGGTGGTCGCGAACCTCGCCCAACGCCACCAGGTCCTCCAGGCCAGCCGGTCTCAATCGCCATTCAAGGTCGATTTGACCAGCCCGACTTCGATCCGTGCCCTTTACGAGGAGGTGGGCACGGTGGACGCCGTGCTGGCGACGACGGGCCACGTGAAGTTCGCCTCGCTCGAGACCATGTCCGATGCCGATTACCGGATTGGCATCACCGACAAGCTGATGGGCCAGGTCAATTTGGTCGTCCTGGGCATCCCTTACCTGTCGAGCGGCGGGTCCTTCACACTCACCTCCGGCATTCTTGGCGAGCAGCCGATCCCGCAAGGGAGTTCGGCCGCCATGGTCAATGGCGCGATCGAAGCCTTTGCCAGGGCGGCTGCCATCGAGCTGCCGCGCGGCATCCGCATCAATGTGGTGAACCCAACCGTGCTCGAGGAATCACTGCCGGTCTATGGTGACTTCTTCCCCGGCATGGAAGCAGCCCCGGCGCGGCGGGTCGCACTCGCCTATCAGCGCAGCGTGGAAGGCCGTCAGACGGGCCAGGTGTATCGGGTCTGGTAG
- a CDS encoding multidrug effflux MFS transporter, producing MVTAEIAALRKISLAEFVALIASMMAMTALSIDIMLPALPAIADAFNVLNDNDRQMVVSAYVIGFGLAQLIPGPLSDRFGRKPPLLVFLLIYAAASALVVFAPSFQALLIARFVQGIGSAAPRVIAIAVVRDCFAGRHMARIMSYVMMVFIIVPVIAPSIGGAMMVAGHWQWIFWLLFGASVLLLIWSSLRLPETRALELRRPISIASLARDFRTIVTNRITLFYTIGSSATFGCMLGYINSAQQIFADIFHIVESFPLVFGAIACVLAVASFTNGRLVERLGMRVLGHSAVLAFIAIAAIHLCIALTGVENVYVFCGMLGANFLAFGFIMGNFNAMAMEPVGRIGGTASSFVGCVQTLGAGVLGYFVGRAYDGTVVPMLTGYVLLGLVTLGAVLVAERGRLFRPHHITEPAGPAKRASAAAMGAKADK from the coding sequence ATGGTTACCGCTGAAATCGCTGCTTTGCGTAAGATCTCGCTCGCTGAATTTGTCGCGTTGATTGCATCAATGATGGCGATGACCGCCCTGTCGATCGACATCATGTTGCCCGCCCTGCCGGCGATCGCGGACGCGTTCAACGTGCTCAACGACAATGACCGCCAGATGGTGGTCAGCGCCTATGTGATCGGATTCGGGCTTGCACAGCTCATACCGGGACCATTGTCGGACCGCTTCGGCCGGAAGCCGCCATTGCTGGTGTTTCTCCTGATCTATGCGGCGGCCTCGGCCCTCGTTGTCTTTGCGCCGAGCTTTCAGGCGCTGCTGATTGCGCGCTTCGTGCAGGGCATCGGCAGCGCGGCACCCCGGGTGATCGCGATCGCGGTCGTGCGCGACTGCTTCGCCGGACGGCACATGGCGCGCATCATGTCCTATGTGATGATGGTGTTCATTATCGTGCCGGTGATCGCGCCGAGCATTGGCGGTGCGATGATGGTGGCCGGTCATTGGCAGTGGATCTTCTGGCTGCTGTTCGGCGCGTCCGTCCTGCTGCTGATCTGGTCGAGCCTGCGCCTGCCGGAGACGCGCGCTCTCGAGCTGCGGCGCCCCATCTCGATCGCCTCGCTCGCGCGAGATTTCCGCACGATCGTGACGAACCGGATCACGCTGTTCTACACGATCGGATCAAGCGCCACATTCGGCTGCATGCTCGGCTATATCAACAGCGCCCAGCAGATCTTTGCGGACATCTTCCATATCGTCGAAAGCTTCCCGCTCGTATTCGGCGCGATTGCCTGCGTGCTGGCGGTGGCGTCCTTCACCAATGGCCGGCTGGTCGAGCGATTGGGCATGCGCGTGCTTGGCCATTCCGCCGTGCTGGCCTTTATTGCAATTGCCGCCATTCATCTCTGCATCGCGCTCACGGGTGTGGAGAATGTTTATGTGTTCTGCGGGATGCTCGGGGCCAATTTCCTGGCTTTCGGCTTCATCATGGGTAATTTTAACGCCATGGCGATGGAACCGGTCGGGCGCATCGGCGGCACGGCCTCGTCCTTCGTCGGCTGCGTGCAAACGCTTGGGGCGGGCGTGCTCGGCTATTTCGTGGGGCGGGCCTATGACGGCACGGTGGTGCCGATGCTCACGGGCTATGTGCTGCTTGGGCTCGTTACGCTCGGGGCGGTGCTCGTGGCCGAGCGAGGCAGGCTGTTCAGGCCGCATCACATCACGGAGCCCGCAGGGCCGGCCAAGAGGGCGAGCGCAGCGGCAATGGGTGCGAAAGCGGACAAGTGA
- a CDS encoding aminotransferase class III-fold pyridoxal phosphate-dependent enzyme, producing the protein MQFLKLNPPCLDEAEAARLIRLFPVEGELRPLYSERDQNFLVTGKAASYVLKIVSSQDDAASIDMQLQALAHIAEADPTLPVPRLQPAGDGDNSVSFTSEAGSAHRAFLLSYLPGIILNEAPLSSALLHNHGQMVARLGRALAGFFHPAAGRQLLWDLRQLPEFAAVIERVEDSTDRALLDEIVSRFAAHVGPRLKTVRAQIIHGDASAHNVLVDSTQQQRIAGIVDFGDLYHGPLVSDLAVAIADVLFNRDGTPAQIATIVSGYHSVTPVAPEEVDLLYDLISARLALSYLIAVYRRTETPGREDYNAALAEDGLAWLKQLKNIGGETLTRTIRAGLGHRAGGTASSAAGAPVDMDSLRRRRDRVMGPRMRLFYENPLHMVRGEGVWLFDATGRRFLDVYNNVPHVGHCHPHVVEAIARQAAILNTNTRYLGEQVISLAERLGATLPGDLRICAFVNSGSEANDVAWRMAKAYTGNGGGIMMQAAYHGITDAIDAFSPAERRGGQWPAHMRAIMPPDGYRGSYRYGEPDLGARYAADTDKAIASLAEAGLKPAAFMVDSTFLTNGVLEAPQDYLATVFAKVRAAGGLCIADEVQAGFGRMGRSMWGHQTYGVVPDIVTIGKPAGNGHPLGVVITRPEIMDALLDETSFFSTFGGNNVSAAAGLAVLDVIEQEHLIENSTAVGAYLKDGLKGLMARHEIIGDVRGHGLVIGVELVRDRASLEPAREETARVVNGMRDRGVLIGSEGQNGCVLKIRPPIVFAREHAEIVIETLDQVLASL; encoded by the coding sequence ATGCAATTCCTAAAGCTCAATCCGCCTTGCCTCGATGAGGCCGAGGCTGCGCGCCTTATCCGCCTGTTCCCTGTGGAAGGGGAACTCAGGCCCCTTTATAGCGAGCGCGACCAGAACTTTCTGGTGACGGGCAAGGCTGCCTCATACGTCCTGAAGATCGTGAGCTCGCAGGATGACGCGGCGAGCATAGACATGCAGCTTCAAGCGCTCGCCCATATTGCTGAAGCTGACCCGACATTGCCTGTACCGCGCCTTCAACCAGCGGGCGATGGGGACAATTCCGTTTCCTTCACCAGTGAAGCGGGCAGTGCGCATCGGGCGTTCCTGCTGTCCTACCTGCCGGGCATCATCCTCAACGAGGCACCGCTAAGCTCAGCGCTGCTCCACAATCACGGGCAGATGGTGGCAAGGCTTGGGCGGGCGCTGGCTGGCTTCTTTCATCCGGCGGCCGGGCGGCAACTTCTTTGGGATCTCCGGCAATTGCCGGAATTCGCAGCGGTCATCGAGCGGGTCGAGGACAGCACCGATCGCGCCCTGCTGGATGAGATCGTCAGCCGGTTTGCGGCGCATGTGGGGCCCCGCCTCAAAACGGTTCGGGCGCAGATCATTCACGGGGATGCCAGCGCACACAATGTGCTGGTTGATTCGACCCAGCAGCAACGGATCGCCGGTATCGTCGATTTCGGTGATCTCTATCACGGGCCGCTGGTGAGCGATCTTGCGGTTGCCATTGCGGATGTCTTGTTCAACCGGGATGGCACGCCGGCTCAGATCGCCACGATCGTCAGCGGCTATCACAGCGTGACGCCGGTCGCGCCCGAGGAGGTGGATCTTCTCTATGATTTGATTTCGGCGCGGCTGGCACTCTCCTATCTGATCGCGGTCTATCGGCGCACGGAAACTCCGGGCCGCGAGGATTATAATGCAGCACTGGCCGAGGATGGCTTGGCCTGGCTCAAGCAGCTGAAGAACATTGGCGGTGAGACCCTCACCAGGACGATCCGGGCGGGCTTGGGCCATCGTGCTGGCGGGACAGCGTCCTCCGCTGCCGGTGCCCCGGTGGATATGGACAGCCTGCGCCGCCGCCGAGACCGCGTGATGGGTCCGCGCATGCGCCTGTTCTATGAAAACCCGCTGCATATGGTGCGCGGCGAAGGGGTGTGGCTCTTTGATGCCACGGGCCGACGCTTTCTCGACGTCTACAACAATGTGCCGCATGTGGGGCATTGCCACCCGCATGTGGTGGAGGCGATCGCGCGACAGGCGGCCATCCTCAACACCAATACGCGCTATCTCGGGGAACAGGTGATCAGCCTTGCCGAACGGCTCGGAGCGACCTTGCCGGGGGACCTCAGGATCTGCGCCTTCGTCAATTCCGGGTCCGAGGCCAATGACGTCGCCTGGCGCATGGCCAAGGCTTATACCGGCAATGGCGGCGGCATCATGATGCAGGCAGCCTATCACGGCATTACGGATGCGATCGACGCGTTCTCGCCGGCCGAGCGCAGGGGCGGGCAGTGGCCCGCACATATGCGGGCGATCATGCCACCGGATGGCTATCGCGGCTCTTACCGCTACGGCGAACCCGATCTTGGGGCGCGCTATGCTGCCGATACAGACAAAGCCATAGCATCGCTGGCGGAGGCGGGGCTCAAGCCCGCGGCCTTCATGGTCGATTCGACTTTTCTCACCAATGGCGTGCTGGAAGCGCCGCAGGATTATCTTGCAACCGTCTTCGCCAAGGTTCGGGCTGCGGGCGGCTTGTGCATCGCGGATGAGGTGCAGGCAGGGTTCGGCCGGATGGGGCGGAGCATGTGGGGGCATCAGACCTATGGGGTGGTTCCCGATATCGTCACCATCGGCAAGCCGGCAGGCAACGGACATCCGCTGGGGGTCGTGATCACGCGGCCGGAGATCATGGATGCTCTTCTCGATGAGACCTCCTTCTTCTCGACTTTCGGCGGCAATAACGTTTCCGCGGCGGCGGGGCTTGCGGTGCTCGATGTGATCGAGCAGGAGCACCTGATCGAGAATTCAACTGCGGTGGGCGCCTATCTCAAGGATGGGCTCAAGGGATTGATGGCGCGGCACGAGATCATCGGTGACGTGCGCGGGCACGGGCTCGTGATCGGGGTCGAACTGGTGCGTGACCGGGCGAGCCTCGAGCCCGCGCGGGAAGAGACTGCTCGCGTGGTCAATGGCATGCGGGACCGCGGCGTGCTTATCGGCTCGGAAGGGCAGAATGGCTGCGTGCTCAAAATCAGACCCCCCATCGTGTTCGCCCGCGAACATGCCGAGATCGTGATCGAAACACTCGATCAGGTGCTCGCAAGCCTTTGA
- a CDS encoding DUF1328 domain-containing protein, with the protein MLGWALTFLIIALIAGALGFGGIAGTAASIAKILFFIFLIALVVSLVMHLLRRA; encoded by the coding sequence ATGCTTGGATGGGCCCTTACCTTTCTCATCATTGCGCTGATTGCCGGCGCATTGGGATTTGGCGGAATTGCCGGAACCGCGGCGTCAATTGCAAAAATTCTATTCTTTATCTTTCTCATCGCGCTCGTCGTTTCGCTCGTCATGCATCTCTTGCGACGAGCGTGA
- a CDS encoding phosphatase PAP2 family protein, which yields MTENTPFWFTVGLVVCLILLHRIALVVLAIGQNRMPWLVEAGKGWRGYRWLRRSGASLAERYPRGADFIARRVSLTRFSGLPLSLMAVAAAYVLILAGDLIQELIQAEDLIDIDRQVNQSLTVLRGPPVLGMFIFLTFYGTVPFMIGATILSSVLLISLRRGLYVVPFWLTVGCATALTWAGKYALARPRPDVSTTVIEASPSFPSGHATAAMATYGFLAYVCSREGATLRLRFEVVFWGIVLIALMGFSRLVLGVHYLSDVAMGYLVGFFFLLIGIGLAEYLRGRDRRGAPGTARPE from the coding sequence ATGACGGAGAACACCCCCTTCTGGTTCACCGTCGGGCTCGTGGTCTGCCTGATCTTGCTGCACCGCATCGCTCTGGTTGTCCTCGCCATCGGGCAGAATCGCATGCCCTGGCTGGTGGAAGCCGGCAAAGGGTGGCGTGGCTATCGCTGGCTTCGGCGGTCAGGTGCCAGTCTTGCCGAGCGTTATCCGCGCGGCGCCGACTTCATCGCGCGCCGGGTGAGCCTCACCCGGTTCTCCGGCCTGCCGCTGAGCCTCATGGCCGTCGCAGCAGCCTATGTGCTGATCCTCGCGGGCGATCTCATTCAGGAGCTCATCCAGGCTGAGGACCTCATCGATATCGACCGGCAGGTGAACCAATCGCTGACCGTGCTGCGCGGTCCGCCCGTGCTGGGCATGTTCATCTTCCTCACCTTCTACGGGACCGTGCCTTTCATGATCGGCGCGACGATCCTGTCGAGCGTTCTCCTCATCTCCCTGCGCCGCGGGCTTTATGTGGTTCCCTTCTGGCTTACGGTCGGCTGTGCCACGGCGCTCACCTGGGCTGGCAAATATGCGCTCGCCCGGCCGCGCCCGGACGTCTCCACGACGGTGATTGAGGCCTCGCCTTCCTTCCCCAGCGGACATGCCACGGCTGCCATGGCGACCTATGGCTTTCTTGCCTATGTGTGCAGCCGGGAAGGCGCAACACTGCGCCTGCGCTTCGAGGTGGTGTTCTGGGGGATCGTGCTGATCGCGCTCATGGGGTTCAGCCGGCTGGTGCTCGGTGTCCATTACCTTTCCGACGTGGCAATGGGCTATCTCGTGGGATTCTTCTTCCTGCTCATCGGCATCGGGCTTGCCGAATATTTGCGCGGGCGGGACAGGAGAGGCGCGCCAGGAACGGCGCGCCCGGAATAG
- a CDS encoding PQQ-dependent sugar dehydrogenase: MRDAMHWFKSAAAAIAISAVFAGVMLCEAKAEPGEVVARLDGAEVTVFAEGLEHPWGMVFLDDGRALVTERPGRLRIVSRDGRLSRPLSGVPKVDARDQGGLLDVALDPTFAENRLVYLSYAERGEGGNGTAVARGRLDGDGLVDTTVIFRQLPKKNSTKHFGSRLAFAPDGTLFITLGERFSFMKEAQDLSSHLGKVVRINPDGSVPRDNPFVGRERARPEIWSYGHRNTQSAQIRPDDGTLWIIEHGARGGDEINKPEAGKNYGWPVISYGRHYDGSKIGEGTSKRGMEQPLHYWDPSIAPSGMLFYTGDAFPNWKGSLFVGALKSRELVRLTLQGETVTGQDDLLEDLGRRIRDVRQGPDGHIYLLTDEDEGLILRISPKG, from the coding sequence ATGCGAGATGCGATGCATTGGTTCAAATCTGCGGCGGCAGCGATCGCTATATCGGCCGTCTTCGCCGGGGTCATGCTCTGTGAGGCCAAGGCAGAGCCGGGCGAGGTCGTGGCGCGCCTTGATGGTGCAGAGGTGACCGTCTTCGCCGAAGGGCTCGAGCATCCCTGGGGCATGGTCTTTCTCGATGATGGCCGCGCATTGGTGACGGAGCGGCCCGGACGGCTGCGGATCGTCTCCCGCGATGGTCGCCTTTCCCGGCCATTGAGCGGTGTCCCCAAGGTTGACGCGCGTGATCAGGGCGGGCTGCTCGATGTGGCGCTCGACCCGACTTTTGCAGAGAATCGGCTCGTCTATCTCTCCTATGCGGAGCGCGGCGAGGGTGGCAATGGCACGGCCGTGGCGCGGGGCCGGCTTGATGGTGACGGGCTGGTCGACACGACGGTGATCTTCCGGCAATTGCCGAAGAAGAACAGCACCAAGCATTTCGGCTCACGCCTGGCGTTTGCCCCGGATGGCACCTTGTTCATCACGTTGGGCGAGCGCTTCTCCTTCATGAAGGAGGCGCAGGATCTGTCGAGCCATCTCGGGAAGGTCGTCCGCATCAATCCAGACGGCTCGGTGCCGCGGGATAATCCCTTCGTGGGGCGAGAGCGTGCGCGGCCCGAGATCTGGTCCTATGGACACCGCAATACGCAGTCGGCCCAGATCAGGCCGGATGATGGCACGCTGTGGATCATCGAGCATGGCGCGCGGGGCGGAGACGAGATCAACAAGCCGGAAGCCGGCAAGAATTATGGCTGGCCTGTGATCTCCTATGGCCGCCACTATGACGGCTCGAAAATCGGCGAGGGGACCTCGAAGCGCGGGATGGAGCAGCCCTTGCACTATTGGGACCCATCGATCGCACCCTCGGGCATGCTGTTCTATACGGGTGATGCGTTCCCGAACTGGAAGGGCAGCCTGTTCGTGGGCGCGCTCAAGAGCCGCGAGCTGGTTCGGCTGACCCTCCAGGGCGAGACGGTGACAGGGCAGGATGATCTGCTCGAGGACCTGGGACGGCGGATCCGGGATGTGCGCCAGGGGCCGGATGGTCATATTTATCTGCTCACGGACGAGGATGAGGGGCTGATCCTCAGGATCTCGCCAAAGGGCTGA
- a CDS encoding class I SAM-dependent RNA methyltransferase: MIEPVEKNQPAARRTVEIKSMGRRGEGIASGDGGPLFVPFTLPGESVLIEREGERGRLVSIIEPSLERIEPFCTHHGRCGGCAVQHWSYEAYSRWKRGLVEQALRNRKIAAEVEPLVDAGGDGRRRVMLHIRYHKGRAQAGFMEPRSHRLIDLDQCPILVPALADAAEIGRAIGQVFAGVARTLDVQLTATDRGLDCHVRGLKDLSLDHRMDLAQLAERFDLARITFGRELVAERRAPVIAMGPALVKIPPGGFLQATAQGEAIISNCVAEMVGDAAAIGDLFCGVGPFTLRLATRAKVHAVDADGPGIESLTKAARQAQGLKQITTECRDLFKRPLLADELARFDALVFDPPRAGAEAQARLLAAASVPTIVAVSCDPATFARDAAILIEGGYVLTRVVPVDQFKWSGHVETIASFERRG; the protein is encoded by the coding sequence ATGATCGAACCTGTCGAGAAAAACCAGCCAGCCGCACGCCGGACCGTGGAGATCAAGAGCATGGGCCGGCGTGGAGAGGGCATTGCCTCCGGCGATGGCGGCCCGCTTTTTGTGCCCTTCACCTTGCCGGGGGAGAGCGTCCTCATCGAAAGGGAGGGCGAGCGTGGCCGGCTCGTCTCGATCATCGAGCCGAGCCTGGAGCGGATCGAGCCATTTTGTACACATCATGGGCGTTGCGGTGGCTGCGCGGTTCAGCACTGGTCCTATGAGGCATATTCCCGATGGAAACGCGGGCTCGTCGAGCAGGCGCTGCGCAACCGGAAGATTGCCGCCGAAGTCGAGCCGCTGGTTGACGCGGGGGGTGACGGACGGCGGCGGGTCATGCTGCATATCCGCTATCACAAAGGCAGGGCGCAGGCGGGCTTCATGGAGCCGCGCAGCCATCGGCTGATCGATCTCGATCAATGCCCGATCCTGGTCCCGGCGCTCGCGGACGCCGCCGAGATCGGACGGGCGATCGGCCAAGTTTTTGCGGGTGTCGCGCGCACGCTCGATGTTCAGCTGACGGCAACGGATCGAGGACTTGATTGCCATGTGAGGGGGCTTAAGGATCTCAGTCTGGATCATCGTATGGATCTGGCGCAGCTGGCCGAGCGCTTCGATCTTGCGCGCATCACCTTTGGGCGTGAGCTGGTCGCGGAGCGGCGGGCGCCGGTGATCGCGATGGGGCCTGCGCTGGTGAAGATACCGCCGGGCGGCTTTCTGCAGGCCACGGCTCAAGGCGAGGCGATCATCAGCAATTGCGTTGCGGAGATGGTGGGAGATGCCGCAGCGATCGGTGATCTTTTCTGCGGGGTCGGTCCCTTCACTCTCAGGCTTGCAACGCGGGCTAAGGTGCACGCCGTGGACGCGGACGGGCCGGGTATCGAAAGTTTGACCAAAGCGGCGCGTCAGGCGCAGGGCCTCAAGCAGATTACGACCGAGTGCCGTGATCTCTTCAAGCGGCCGCTTCTCGCGGATGAGCTTGCGCGCTTCGATGCGCTGGTCTTCGACCCGCCGCGGGCGGGCGCGGAGGCCCAGGCTCGCCTGCTCGCCGCCGCAAGCGTTCCCACGATCGTTGCCGTTTCGTGCGACCCTGCAACCTTCGCCCGCGATGCCGCCATTCTCATCGAAGGCGGATATGTGCTCACACGGGTGGTTCCGGTTGATCAGTTCAAGTGGTCGGGCCATGTGGAGACCATTGCCTCGTTCGAGAGAAGGGGCTGA
- a CDS encoding NAD(P)-binding domain-containing protein: protein MTPATLGIIGVGVFAAYMVKALRRSGMTGRILLSPRNAATAAELARDFDCTIAPDNAAVIANADMMLIAVRPKDVEAALAGLTFRPEQTVMSAVAGVSLAKLNALMPGTETIVRIMPAAFVETGLGLFPIYPANAAVEQLFAPAGTVVSFDTEEQFGTALLGACLSGWTYRFCDELVDAFMAYGISEEQARLLVLGNLRGTINYAMEIPGRSLKEFSDLIATEGTYTKAGLETLMEADPMAGWRAALETVQCLRRKNES, encoded by the coding sequence ATGACACCGGCCACATTGGGGATCATCGGGGTCGGTGTCTTCGCCGCCTATATGGTGAAGGCGCTGCGCCGCAGCGGGATGACCGGCAGAATTCTTCTCTCTCCGCGCAATGCCGCAACCGCCGCCGAGCTTGCCCGCGATTTCGACTGCACCATCGCGCCCGATAACGCCGCCGTCATCGCCAACGCCGATATGATGCTTATCGCGGTCCGCCCCAAGGATGTGGAGGCGGCACTCGCAGGCCTGACCTTTCGCCCCGAGCAGACCGTGATGTCCGCCGTGGCCGGCGTCTCCCTTGCCAAGCTCAACGCGCTGATGCCGGGCACGGAAACCATCGTCCGCATCATGCCGGCGGCCTTTGTGGAGACGGGCCTCGGCCTCTTCCCGATCTATCCCGCCAATGCGGCCGTCGAGCAGCTCTTCGCGCCCGCCGGCACCGTCGTCAGTTTCGATACGGAGGAGCAGTTCGGCACCGCCTTGCTCGGTGCCTGCCTCTCCGGCTGGACCTACCGGTTCTGCGATGAGCTGGTCGACGCCTTCATGGCCTATGGCATCAGCGAGGAGCAGGCGCGCCTTCTCGTGCTCGGCAATCTGCGCGGCACGATCAACTATGCCATGGAGATCCCCGGCCGCAGCCTCAAGGAATTCTCCGATCTGATTGCAACGGAGGGCACCTATACCAAGGCAGGCCTCGAGACGCTGATGGAAGCAGACCCCATGGCAGGCTGGCGCGCCGCTCTCGAGACCGTCCAGTGCCTGCGCCGCAAGAATGAGAGCTAG